The nucleotide sequence GGATACAGACAATAATCAAAATTAATACAATCAGACTTCCAAAATGCAAGAACAACCTCCAGAAGTCCCCGAATATATTGAAGGGTCAGGACCACCCTCCCCTGCCTTTACTGGTCCCAAAATTGTGCAGCTTACTGCCAACATCTTGAATTTTCGGAATCTCTTGGGTTCTGTGTTTAGACAAGTCAGTAATTGGACGATTCGTCAGGGATATAAGTACAGCATTCCTTACCTATGATAGCACAGGTCCCTCCTTTTTCTGCTAATATAAAGACTTGGGCCATCCGATTCTGTCGCAGTGTTTGGCGAATTGAAATCATCAATCGAATTgaaagtatctgggagtacagttagacgagaagctagactggactgccaacacagatgccttgtgcaggaaggcacagagtcgactgtacttcctaagaaggttggcgtcattcaatgtctgtagcgagatgctgaagatgttctataggtcagttgtggagagcgccctcttctttgttgtggcgtgttggggaggaagcattaagaagagggatgcctcacgtcttaataagctggtaaggaaggcgggctctgtcgtgggcaaagtactggagagtttaacattggtagctgagcgaagggcgctgagtaggctacggtcaattatgataactctgaacatcctctacatagcaccatccagagacagagaagcagtttcagcgacaggttactatcgatacaatgctcctcagacaggatgaagaggtcaatactccccaatgccattaggctttacaattctaccgccaggacttaagaactttttaaaagctattattaatgctttttgagatagtgatttagatgcatatcatattttttactgagttaagtattgtatgtaattagttttgctacaacaagtgtatgggacattggaaaaaaaagttgtatttccccatggggatgaataaagtatctatctatctatctatctatctatcagttacCTGTGCTTGAGTGTCAGTCAGTGCTCCAGCTGTATTATTGGCCAGTTCTTCTAGAGCAGCTGCTAAATTAATTATTTCCCTGGAATTTCTGGCTACCCCATAGGAGGGAGAGGCAATCATCCATAATCTCTCAGATTCCGTTATACCCCTTCGTTGCCTGTTCCAATGGGGTGATCCTGAGGCTGAGCCAGGATCCTCAAGTGTGGCACAAGGTCGGCCAAGTAGCAACAACCACTCCAACCCTCGTCCCCCCTCGAGAACCCGTCTGGTAGGGTGTGGTTCCATGCCGCTGCCCTGTTCTTTCTCCCGGCAGCCAGGGATAGGCCCCGTTTCCACAAACACAATAAGTTCCATTTAGTTGTTCAAGGGTATCATGTTTGATTCTCGGTACAGTTGCTATTTCCCACTTGATAGGGTGCACTCTCATTCTGGTTACACCAACAAGTAGTACTAGTTTCTTGTGTAAGTTTTGCCAACTTATCTTTCAAAGTACCATTGGCTTGTTCCACTATATCACTATgttccaggcaaggatggacacacacacaagtccccaccggtctcatacgtttctcctggtgcgtctaaaggggttgttccccagatcctcttttatccttactcacggggtctcagatgtcaatcaggttgggatgatgcaatccctcaaccagcccactctggtcattccctgagggcttcaatgaatagtacagtactcaatacacaattctgtttcCAAttgacaatggccgttatcagtgattctgtcttgctgaggccaggacagattccaaaccctgtgtattctggacgtctctctctcatttcctgggtctcagacccgaattaatagcgatcttgcgattctcaaaaaggagggggctactttttgtattttgtattttgtaCTTTGTACCAaccagagttgtggcacattcgtaacactccCTTCAAAgcttttttaccatcggtaaaaatgaattaatacagagtcttacaggatttcagaatctaacacaatacaaaagagttttttttcactacagtaATACAGtcatacattcaattcagcatctaaacagttaacaattacattgtcacttcctttaatatcttaacatcttgtaccttactaaagtcttgtagcatcagactccaatttaataactacctatttttattttccttttctccagcaaacaaaaactacagAGTTGTGATCTTATCTTacgtgtagatagatagatagatagatagatagatagatagatactttattcatccccatggggaaattcaacattttttccaatgtcccatacacttgttgtagcaaaaactcattacatacaatacttaactcagtaataatataatatgatatgcatctaaatcactaactcaaaaaagcattaataatagctttaaaaagagttcttaagtcctggcagttgaattgtaaagcctaatggcattggggagtattgacctcttcatcctgtctgaggagcattgcatcgacagtaacctgtcactgaaactgcttctctgtctctggatggtgctactaCAAATTCTGtagtgtatactacaaaagttcatgcaaatactcaTCTTTATTGTacttttcaaacttaacagtcaatcttccatgggggttgtctttattattcacatgctttgacgaaatcccttaaaaccggatcctgctaTTTAAAATGGCAGCCCGTCAACCATCGCCCtgtttccagttaactcccacgtggtgagcttgtgcaccagtgtggaataggtttTCATAGGTTCCTTTCAaatgagttattttatcaacaatgtgttccaaacttagaccattttccgaatttgcacacaattctttaattttaagcaagttgctagttttctcttcaggacccttcatgctattagttctcaatttaagatctgcaaacgatccctctttgttcaaacagcatttcgaattctgccttttcacaccacactcttgaataacaatagcgtgtggggcacctttacattccaactcaacctgtaattgattcgcaggcactaAGCctttgtctctgtagcctggttgctgcttctgacatcaatccagactttaaattttcttcattcaatttaggaactacacttttcccttttccttcaataataatattcacctcatcaCCTCTTAACTCCTcgctaacttttaacacaccttcgaacacaagcaactgggaattctcacttcccactatacagaccgtgtgatgtttgcttccagaatttgctggtatttaatttaaTCCATTCTTCCCTCTACAGTAAAGGTTCTTGCAATTCAgaaaagtacagttcccataccaggcagtgatgcagccagtcaggatgctctcaattgtgttcctgtagaaagtccttaggatttggattcccatcccaaacttcttcaaccatctgaggtgaaagtggtgctgtgcttttttcacaacacagccagtatatgcagaccatgtgagatccttggtgacgtTTGTGCCatggaacttaaagttgttcaccctctcaaccccagatccattgatgtcaataggggttagcctgtctccatacCTTCTGTCCAGATTCCAGATGAGctgaggacagggaattatgatattctagccattattgggacttgattgcacccaacagtctgagcgatttagaggaacaaatttgtagagagattgcagaccatgccaagaaacaaaggttttagtaagtgattttaactttccatatattgactgggactcccatactgtaaaaggaataGATGGGGTAGCGTTTGTCAAATGTGGCCTTAATCAGTGCGTAGGAATCccgacgtagaagtgtgcaataagctgttaggaaatgatccagggctggtgacagaagttagtgatcataatgccatgaaattgaaagtaaatatggaaaaagagaggtctggaccacgggtagagattctcaattggagaaaggtcaattttgatgttatcagaaaggatctgacaagtgtggtttgcgactggctgttttctggcaaaggagtacttggtaagtgggaggccttcagaagtgaaattttgagggtgtagagtttgtatgtgcctgacaaaataaaagttgaaaggtaactggtgcagggaaccttggttctcaagagatattgaggccccggatattttgttcctctaaatgcctcagactgttgggtgctgccAAGACTCATTAACGACTGACTCATTAATCATCATTCCAATTCCTGAtctcatctgactttttttttagtcatcttctgttggttcctaaaagcttcccaatagtttttgctcttttgtttgccctctgtttggcttctcatttcagccatggttgtgtcctcctgcctttccaatgcttccacttctttcgTAAGTATCGATAACTCAGCTcccgagttgctcccagaaactccagccattgctgttccactgtcactCCTACTTGTTTTCCCTTCGAAGCAAGTTAGACCAGCTTCTccatcatagaaacatggagaagttcaacacagaaacaggttatTTGGCCCAGATAGTCATtgccaaaaaaaacatttaagctgtctgaTGCAtctacctgcactgggaccatcgccctccatacccctaccatccagactCCCatgcaaacttcttttaaatggtgaaaccgagctcacattcattgtgctggcatctcattccacactctcgcgaCCATTTCAGTGAAGGGCTTTTCCACATGCTCtcgttaaattttcaccttccccacttacccagagctctggttctcatcccacccaacctcagtggaaagagctgCTGGCATTTAACCTATCGTTTTCCTCATAGTTTTGTAGACTTCTAataaatcctcaaagcaatgtataatttccttgtttatgtttagagcctttttgttaggtggataagatgatgaggggcattgatcgtgtggatagtcagaggtttctttcccagggctgaaatgactaacacaagggggcatagttttaaggtgctttgaagtagataccgaggggatgtcaggggtaagttttttttacacagagagtgatgggtgcgtaGAGACTGTTTCAGTTCCTGTGGGACCAGGCACCCATTCAGCTcattgggaacagggaataataccaatggagagagacaACTGAGCCAGATCAcaggttggagatggcagaactgCCCCTatgttatagagacaggaagagcatcagagagtttgatggtcattccagataccagcactgtgccccgttagaagatgatttctctctccaacttgggttgaacttcactgtaacagtgtgatgtcagctcACACCTtgccaactcaagtgatctcatctgaaatgttgtcccacACTCATTGatcgattttgtaaatctttttacaggttaaatatgacaaggaatttgtcaatgggaatctcaaacacaacacaccagttttgctgtctctgtccagatatttaagaagtggagcaagggattcactcgatcatcagaCCAACTGGCGTGCCCGTCATTTTACATGGGGGAacgcattcacctgctcagacagtgggaacggattcactcggtcatttcaactgaaggtacatcagcaagttcacactggacaaggccattcacctgttgtaagtgtgagaagggattcagtcagttatCCCacttgtggacacaccagtcagttcacactgggcagaggctggtcatttgctgaatttgtggggaatgattcactcgatcatctgaccaaatggcacaccagcaagttcagactggagagaggccgttcacctgctcagactgtgggaagggattcactaaatcatctcacctactgagacaccagtcagttcacactggcgagcggccgttcacctgctcagactgtgggaagggattcacttgctcatctaaactgaagatacatcagcgagttcacattggagagaggccattcacctgctcagtctgtgggaagggattcacttgctcatctaaactgaagatacatcagcgagttcacactggagagaggcagttcacctgctcagaatgtggtaagggattcacttcttcatcccaactgaaggtacatcagcgagttcacactggggagaggccgttcacctgcttggactgtgggaagggattcacttactcatcccaactgaaggtacatcagcgagttcacactggagagaggccgttcacctgctcagtctgtgggaagggattcactaaatcatctcacctactgagacaccagtcagttcacactggcgagcggccgttcacctgctcagactgtgggaagggattcacttgctcatctaaactgaagatacatcagcgagttcacactggagagaggccattcacctgctcagtctgtgggaagggattcacttgctcatctaaactgaagatacatcagcgagttcacactggagagaggcagttcacctgctcagaatgtggtaagggattcactaaatcatcccaactgaaggtacatcagcgagttcacactggggagaggccgttcacctgcttggactgtgggaagggattcacttactcatcccaactgaaggtacatcagcgagttcacactggagagaggccgttcacctgctcagtctgtgggaagggattcactaaatcatctcacctactgagccaccagtcagttcacactggcgagcggccgttcacctgctcagactgtgggaagggattcactcagtcatctaaactgaaggtacatcagcaagttcacactagggagtggccgttcacctgctcagtctgtgggaagggattcatttcttcgtcccaactgaaggtacatcagcgagttcacactgcggagaggccgttcacctgttcagactgtgggaagggattcacttactcatcccaactgaaggtgcatcagcgagttcacactggagagaggccgttcacctgctcagtctgtgagaagggattcacttcttcgtccaaactgaaggtacatcagcgagttcacactggggagaggctattcacctgctcggactgtgggaagggattcacttgctcatctcaactgaaggtacatcggagaattcacactggggagagaccgttcacctgttcagagtgtgggaagggattcactcagtcatctcaactgaaggtacatcagcgagttcacactggagagaggccattcacctgctcagactgtgggaagggattcacttactcatcccaactgaaggtgcatcagcgagttcacactggagagaggccgttcacctgctcagtctgtgagaagggattcacttcttcgtccaaactgatggtacatcagcgagttcacactggagagaggccgttcacctgctcagtctgtgagaagggattcacttcttcgtccaaactgaaggtacatcagcgagttcacactggggagaggctattcacctgctcggactgtgggaagggattcacttgctcatctcaactgaaggtacatcagcgagttcacactggagagaggccattcacctgctcagtgtgtgggaagggattcagtaaatcatttcacctactgagacaccagtcagttcacactggcgagctgccgttcacctgctcagactgtgggaagggattcacttcttcttcccaactgaaggtacatcagagagttcacactggagagaggccattcacctgctcagactgtgggaagggattcacttcttcatcccaattgaaggtacatcagcgagttcacactggagagaggccgttcagctgctcagactgtgggaagggattcactcagtcatctgaactgaaggtacatcagcgagttcacactggagagaggccattcacctgctcagtgtgtgggaagggattcactaaatcatctcacctactgagccaccagtcagttcacactggcgagcggccgttcacctgctcagactgtgggaagggattcacttgctcatcccaactgaaggtacatcagcgagttcacactggagagaggccattcacctgctcagactgtgggatgggattcacttactcatcccaactgaaggtacatcagcgagttcacactggagagaggccattcacctgctcagactgtgggaagggattcacttcttcatcccaattgaaggtacatcagcgagttcacactggagagaggccgttcagctgctcagactgtgggaagggattcactcagtcatctgaactgaaggtacatcagcgagttcacactggagagaggccattcacctgctcagtgtgtgggaagggattcactatatCATCTAACCTACTGagccaccagtcagttcacactggcgagtggccgttcacctgctcagactgtgggaagggattcactcagtcatctaaactgaaggtacatcagcgagttcacactggatagaggccattcacctgctcagtgtgtgggaagggattcactcagtcatccaccctaatggcacaccagcaagttcacagtgggagaggccgttcacctgctcagtgtgtcggaagggattcacttgttcatctcATCTACAGACGCACAGGCGAGTTCACACAGGAGAGAGGCCGATCAGCTGCTGAGACTTTGGGAAGTAattctgtcagcaaaatcaaccaaatgtgcatcattgagttcacagaggggagatgccgttcacctgctgtgaatgtggggagcgattcactcagtcatttaaccttatgtaactcttgcttcagctagcaacttaatatagggggtgatagcccctgaGCTTGGCCAAAcctaagaaatctcgtttgtgtgaatgctgcatgatgtgtcccctgttacaaatcagtaccccaaaaataacaaatggtacacaatatgcgattaaacaattgagctatttaattcttactttgactataggattagtaaaagaaacaaagaaaagtaaaagggccctttctctccattcgtgtcttctcatctctccctggcaaaagaccgtGAAAATCTACCTTCCAGACTCACAGGAAAGAACAATATCTCTCCCATTCGATAGCTAggcactccaaaaccctgttatttCCAGTCATAAgctaaacattgctgctgcagagagaCCATtagctcagcagtgaaacataacagagagaccattacgttagcagtgaaatctcacagcatgttacacttgtgacacactaccgggttcacactggggagaaagtttcaataagctgcatgctggatatttatCCATCACTGTTGCTAA is from Hemitrygon akajei unplaced genomic scaffold, sHemAka1.3 Scf000049, whole genome shotgun sequence and encodes:
- the LOC140721010 gene encoding LOW QUALITY PROTEIN: uncharacterized protein (The sequence of the model RefSeq protein was modified relative to this genomic sequence to represent the inferred CDS: substituted 1 base at 1 genomic stop codon) — its product is MAHQQVQTGERPFTCSDCGKGFTKSSHLLRHQSVHTGERPFTCSDCGKGFTCSSKLKIHQRVHIGERPFTCSVCGKGFTCSSKLKIHQRVHTGERQFTCSECGKGFTSSSQLKVHQRVHTGERPFTCLDCGKGFTYSSQLKVHQRVHTGERPFTCSVCGKGFTKSSHLLRHQSVHTGERPFTCSDCGKGFTCSSKLKIHQRVHTGERPFTCSVCGKGFTCSSKLKIHQRVHTGERQFTCSECGKGFTKSSQLKVHQRVHTGERPFTCLDCGKGFTYSSQLKVHQRVHTGERPFTCSVCGKGFTKSSHLLSHQSVHTGERPFTCSDCGKGFTQSSKLKVHQQVHTREWPFTCSVCGKGFISSSQLKVHQRVHTAERPFTCSDCGKGFTYSSQLKVHQRVHTGERPFTCSVCEKGFTSSSKLKVHQRVHTGERLFTCSDCGKGFTCSSQLKVHRRIHTGERPFTCSECGKGFTQSSQLKVHQRVHTGERPFTCSDCGKGFTYSSQLKVHQRVHTGERPFTCSVCEKGFTSSSKLMVHQRVHTGERPFTCSVCEKGFTSSSKLKVHQRVHTGERLFTCSDCGKGFTCSSQLKVHQRVHTGERPFTCSVCGKGFSKSFHLLRHQSVHTGELPFTCSDCGKGFTSSSQLKVHQRVHTGERPFTCSDCGKGFTSSSQLKVHQRVHTGERPFSCSDCGKGFTQSSELKVHQRVHTGERPFTCSVCGKGFTKSSHLLSHQSVHTGERPFTCSDCGKGFTCSSQLKVHQRVHTGERPFTCSDCGMGFTYSSQLKVHQRVHTGERPFTCSDCGKGFTSSSQLKVHQRVHTGERPFSCSDCGKGFTQSSELKVHQRVHTGERPFTCSVCGKGFTISSNLLSHQSVHTGEWPFTCSDCGKGFTQSSKLKVHQRVHTGXRPFTCSVCGKGFTQSSTLMAHQQVHSGRGRSPAQCVGRDSLVHLIYRRTGEFTQERGRSAAETLGIIS